Genomic DNA from Cytophagales bacterium:
CGGAGGTAGCAACAAGCTATACAAACATAGGGGATGTATTCAGAGTTTTAGAAGAATATAACAGTGCGCTTGAATGTCAGTATAAAGCGTTGAAAATTTACAGGGATGTTTTTGGAGGTTATCATCCGGATGTTGGGATGGTTTATCGCAAAATAGCAGTCATTTATACAGCCCAGTCAAAATACGATACAGCATTGTTTTATTTCCAGCAGGCGCTTGGAGCGCTGGTCAAAGAAGTGAAAACAAACTCAATTTATATTAATCCGGAACTAATAGAGGTCCGGATCCCGGGTCAGGCTCCGAAATATAAAGGGGTGAATAGCAACATGGGGTTGTTGTATGTATTGGAATATAGGGCGGAGGCGTTTTACAATAAATGGAAATTGTCACTCCTAACGGGTGACCACCCGAAAGGGTGGGAAAAGGAGAAAGTAAAAAGTAAAAAGTAAAAATATGGAGGCAGTTTTTTCCATTTTAAATAGTAATTGAATTTAGATTTTTCATATTCGTTTTAAATTTATTCGTGTAGTTTAATACTAATAGCTCCGGTAATTATACCGGCAATTATAATCATTAAACCGCCAATAAATACTGCCCGGGGTCAATATTTTTACTTTTTACTTTTTACTTTTTACTTTTTACTTTATCCATGCATTTCTTCCCTGCCAAACTTTTTTAAAAACCTGATGTGGGAGCGGATAGCTCCGAAGAAGGTGGGATTTTCAAAATAAGGTACGTTATATTCATGGGCGGTTTTTTGGACAATCTCTGAAATAGGCCTATAGTGTATATGACAGATTTGCGGAAAAAGGTGATGCTCGATCTGAAAATTCAATCCACCGGTAAAAAAGCTTACAAAAGCGTTATTACGGGCAAAGTCCACAGTGGTATAAAGCTGATGTACTGCCCATGAATTTTTTATCTTACCATCTATATCGGGGCTTGGAAAATGCGATTTTTCTACTATATGTGCCAGCATGAACATGACAGCAAGCGTCAATCCCTCAAAGAAATGCAGCACCAAAAATCCGAGTACAACCTGCCACCAAGACAGGTCTATCATTATTATCGGTATTACCAGAAAAATTGTATAGTATAGCGCTTTGTAAAAAAATAAATTGAAATACTCTATTTTAGGATGGCGTTTGTTATTATAATTGCCGATATCTTTTTGAAAAAATTTCTTATAATCTTTAATAAACACCCATAATAGTGTGGTCAATGTATATAATGAAAATGCATACCAGTGCTGATGACGGTGTATTTTTCTTAACTTTTGGCTTGGGGAAATTCTTAATATAGCTGATTGTTCAATATCTTCGTCATGACCCTCAATATTGGGATAGGTATGATGCGCAATGTTATGTGTAATACTCCATACGTAGGGATTGGCTCCTAAAAAATGAAAAGTGTACCAAAATATATTATTTACGTTTTTATTAGATGAAAAAGCACCATGGATCGCATCATGGCAAACATTCACAGCCGAAAAGGCAGTAAATAAGCCAATAATGATCCATAACGAAAAGATCACCGGTAAGTTAAATTGACCAAAGATGAGCAAAAAGTATGCTGCAATCAGTATTCCTAAATAAAAAATGGCTTTAAATATCATAAAACCATT
This window encodes:
- a CDS encoding acyl-CoA desaturase; this encodes MADKIKFVNVDKSNFFSTLKKRVDDYFAANRKSRHANGFMIFKAIFYLGILIAAYFLLIFGQFNLPVIFSLWIIIGLFTAFSAVNVCHDAIHGAFSSNKNVNNIFWYTFHFLGANPYVWSITHNIAHHTYPNIEGHDEDIEQSAILRISPSQKLRKIHRHQHWYAFSLYTLTTLLWVFIKDYKKFFQKDIGNYNNKRHPKIEYFNLFFYKALYYTIFLVIPIIMIDLSWWQVVLGFLVLHFFEGLTLAVMFMLAHIVEKSHFPSPDIDGKIKNSWAVHQLYTTVDFARNNAFVSFFTGGLNFQIEHHLFPQICHIHYRPISEIVQKTAHEYNVPYFENPTFFGAIRSHIRFLKKFGREEMHG